Proteins encoded in a region of the Paenibacillus sp. W2I17 genome:
- a CDS encoding DHA2 family efflux MFS transporter permease subunit: MKADSAQNQQETKQYKVFPILFAMLLSGFIGLFGETALNVALTPLMALLEVGPTTIQWLTTGYLLVLGILVPVSGMLLQWFTTRQLFTTSLIFSIAGTFVAALAPSFEILLVARVLQAIGTALLLPLMFNTILVIFPIEKRGAAMGLIGLVIMFAPASGPSISGLILANLSWHWIFWISLPFFLISLVCGLLFLPNISKLTKPKIDVLSIILSTLGFGGIVYGFSSAGGHGETGGGWTSPVVVATLVIGVLSLLLFSIRQLRMKQPMMDLRAFKYPMFTIGLILIFICMMMMLSSMLILPMYLQQGMAVTALTAGLVLLPGSLLNGLLSPVMGRLFDKFGPKWLVIIGLAIVTIVLFMYTGITPTTTLAKIITLHVFMMVGISMIMMPAQTNGLNQLPREYYPHGTAIMNTLQQVSGAIGTAVAVSILSAGQSRFLSGVANPESPENQLAGFTSGVQNAFVFALVLSIIGLITSLFVKRVKVGSTPEQQGPMH; the protein is encoded by the coding sequence ATGAAGGCTGATTCTGCACAGAATCAACAAGAAACAAAGCAATACAAGGTATTTCCGATTTTGTTCGCGATGCTGCTGAGCGGCTTTATTGGTCTGTTTGGAGAAACGGCATTAAACGTGGCATTGACGCCACTTATGGCTCTACTGGAAGTAGGTCCTACAACGATTCAATGGTTAACTACAGGTTACTTGCTTGTGTTGGGAATCCTGGTACCGGTATCCGGTATGCTGCTGCAGTGGTTTACCACAAGACAGCTGTTTACAACATCTTTGATTTTCTCGATTGCAGGAACATTTGTTGCTGCACTTGCACCTAGTTTCGAAATTCTGTTGGTGGCACGGGTACTGCAGGCGATAGGTACAGCGCTATTGTTGCCACTGATGTTTAACACCATATTGGTTATTTTCCCGATTGAAAAACGTGGAGCGGCCATGGGATTGATCGGTTTGGTTATCATGTTTGCACCAGCAAGCGGTCCGAGTATCTCCGGTCTGATTCTGGCTAATCTGAGCTGGCATTGGATCTTCTGGATCTCCTTGCCGTTCTTCCTGATCTCACTGGTATGCGGCTTATTGTTCTTGCCGAATATTTCGAAATTGACCAAGCCCAAAATTGACGTACTGTCCATTATCCTTTCTACCCTTGGTTTTGGTGGTATCGTATACGGCTTCAGTAGTGCAGGGGGACATGGGGAAACAGGCGGAGGCTGGACAAGTCCGGTCGTTGTTGCCACTCTCGTTATTGGTGTGTTGTCCTTGCTGTTATTCAGTATCCGTCAGTTGAGAATGAAACAGCCAATGATGGATTTGCGAGCATTCAAATATCCGATGTTTACGATTGGCTTGATCCTGATATTCATCTGTATGATGATGATGCTGTCATCCATGCTGATCCTGCCAATGTATCTGCAACAAGGTATGGCGGTTACAGCGTTAACTGCCGGACTGGTTCTATTGCCGGGCAGTTTGCTGAATGGTTTACTGTCTCCGGTTATGGGTCGACTGTTTGACAAGTTCGGTCCGAAGTGGCTTGTGATTATTGGTCTGGCTATCGTAACGATTGTACTCTTCATGTACACTGGAATTACACCTACAACAACACTGGCAAAAATCATTACGCTGCATGTGTTCATGATGGTCGGAATCTCGATGATTATGATGCCTGCACAGACGAATGGTCTGAACCAATTGCCACGTGAGTATTATCCTCACGGTACTGCCATCATGAATACATTGCAACAGGTATCCGGAGCGATCGGTACGGCTGTTGCGGTAAGTATACTGAGCGCAGGACAATCCCGCTTTTTGAGCGGAGTGGCGAATCCGGAAAGTCCAGAAAATCAACTGGCAGGTTTCACGTCAGGTGTACAGAATGCGTTTGTATTTGCATTAGTGCTGTCGATTATCGGTCTGATTACTTCACTCTTTGTGAAACGGGTCAAAGTAGGATCAACGCCAGAACAACAAGGTCCTATGCATTAA
- a CDS encoding TetR/AcrR family transcriptional regulator: MSEKSNARESIVSTAARLFFSQGYHATGLNQIIKESSTPKGSLYHYFPQGKEELAHECIQKANEHILQTFEKTFAAHDNTGDAIQRFIHDLAHETEAAGFTGFLPFSFWAAVETSCISQQLRIACQGVFADWQDVIKKHLILDGVGEEKARETALLIISLMEGALIISLTNQDKQPLLTAAEYLSVVTKNAKQIQ, encoded by the coding sequence TTGAGTGAAAAGTCTAATGCTAGAGAGTCTATTGTCAGCACAGCAGCGAGACTGTTTTTTTCACAAGGATATCATGCGACCGGTCTGAATCAGATCATCAAAGAGAGTAGTACGCCGAAAGGGTCGTTGTATCATTATTTCCCGCAAGGCAAGGAAGAGCTCGCGCACGAGTGTATTCAAAAAGCCAATGAACATATCTTGCAGACATTTGAGAAAACATTTGCAGCCCACGACAATACGGGGGATGCCATTCAGAGATTTATTCATGATTTGGCTCATGAAACAGAAGCAGCCGGGTTTACCGGATTTCTGCCATTCAGCTTCTGGGCAGCTGTGGAGACATCGTGTATTAGTCAGCAGTTGCGTATTGCATGTCAGGGTGTATTTGCAGATTGGCAGGATGTCATTAAGAAACATCTGATTCTGGATGGCGTTGGTGAAGAGAAGGCGCGGGAGACGGCACTTCTGATCATTTCTTTGATGGAGGGAGCACTGATTATCAGCCTGACGAATCAGGATAAACAGCCTCTGCTGACGGCTGCTGAGTATTTGTCGGTTGTGACGAAGAACGCCAAACAGATTCAATAA
- a CDS encoding bifunctional cytochrome P450/NADPH--P450 reductase, whose translation MSDTTYIPQPKMYGPLGNLPLIDKDKPTLSLGVLAEQHGPIYRLTVPGYSGLIVSGPDLVAELCDVSRFDKYVYNELENVRAFGGDGLFTSRTSEPNWKKAHNILLPTFSKQAMKGYHPMMVDIAEQLVNKWARLNSNDTIDVADDMTRLTLDTIGLCGFNYRFNSFYRQDHSPFIESMVRALNEAMQKSSRLKIQNLLMVKTKRQFQEDIQTMFSLVDQIIEERKASSAPEEVDLLARMLNGKDPETGEMLDDENIRYQIITFLIAGHETTSGLLSFALYFLLKNPESLQKAYDEVDQILVSDSPQYEEILQLPYIRMILSESLRLWPTAPGFDVYAKEDTVIGGKYPLKKGESCSILLPQLHRDREAWGEDAELFRPERFEDTAKVPHHAYKPFGNGERACIGMQFALYEATLVLGMVLKHFELIDYSNYELDVKQTLTLKPGDFRIQVKARAASQTRNKSTVSAKEKPAPVVHKNIASESQREEILAVEADGKPSLLVLYGSNLGTAEGIARELVEKGRSYGIPSEAATLNEWVGRIPRQGVVLIVTASYNGKPPQNATAFVDWLKGTESEEARDVNYAVLGCGDRSWSGTYQSIPRLIDERLEELGGKRLLSRGEADAGGDMEKQVEMWQHMLWPQVLGVLGISEEVVKPTLSSTSRLQMEFVREKTDMPLARTYDASYATVVVNKELQALGSGRSTRHIEVLLPEGMSYREGDHLGVLPSNQKQNVDRILSRFGLRGDIQIQLTSDVSHLTHLPLNRPVKIQKLLTHCVELQTPVSRTQLQELANHTVCPPHKRELEGMLDENSYKDYILANRITMLDLLEKYEACELPFERFLELLPPLKPRYYSISSSPSLNSEQASITVSVVREPAWSGKGEYLGVASSYLAGCSSGEDILMFVRTPESEFHLSEEVDVPMIMVGPGTGVAPFRGFLQARAVMRQRGLSLSEAHLFFGCRNDSDFIYRQELEQYEREGIVKLHTAFSRADGKPKTYVQHLMKENYEQLIHMLMNKGKIYVCGDGNQMAPAVEETLQQAYQEVQGATVRQAKDWLIQLQAEGRYVQDVWAGNKRTGETPKAVHEEVH comes from the coding sequence ATGAGTGATACAACTTACATTCCACAACCCAAAATGTATGGACCACTTGGCAACCTGCCTTTGATAGATAAAGATAAACCAACGCTGTCGCTAGGTGTCCTGGCTGAACAGCATGGACCGATATATCGACTTACCGTTCCCGGTTATTCCGGTTTAATCGTATCTGGACCAGATCTTGTCGCTGAGTTGTGCGATGTGTCCCGTTTTGACAAATATGTATACAATGAACTCGAAAATGTACGTGCCTTTGGAGGCGATGGTTTATTCACAAGCAGAACCTCGGAGCCCAATTGGAAAAAGGCCCATAACATTCTGCTTCCCACCTTCAGCAAACAGGCCATGAAAGGTTATCATCCCATGATGGTCGATATTGCGGAACAGTTGGTCAATAAGTGGGCACGCCTCAATTCCAACGATACGATTGATGTTGCGGACGATATGACACGCCTTACGTTGGATACCATTGGACTATGTGGATTCAATTATCGGTTTAACAGTTTTTACAGACAGGACCACAGTCCTTTTATTGAAAGCATGGTTCGGGCATTAAATGAAGCAATGCAAAAGAGCTCACGTTTGAAAATTCAGAATCTGCTTATGGTGAAAACCAAACGACAGTTCCAAGAGGATATTCAGACGATGTTCTCTCTGGTAGATCAGATTATAGAGGAACGTAAAGCGAGTTCAGCACCAGAAGAGGTCGACTTGCTCGCACGTATGTTGAATGGCAAAGATCCGGAGACTGGCGAAATGCTGGATGATGAGAACATCCGTTATCAGATTATTACGTTTCTCATTGCCGGACATGAAACCACGAGTGGTTTATTATCTTTTGCTCTTTACTTTCTACTGAAAAATCCGGAATCGCTTCAAAAGGCGTATGACGAGGTGGATCAGATATTGGTCAGTGACTCACCACAGTACGAGGAAATTCTTCAGCTTCCATATATTCGCATGATTCTTAGTGAATCGCTACGTCTCTGGCCAACGGCTCCGGGATTTGACGTATATGCGAAAGAAGACACCGTCATAGGTGGCAAATATCCCTTAAAGAAAGGGGAAAGTTGCAGTATTCTTTTGCCCCAGCTTCACCGTGACAGAGAAGCATGGGGAGAGGATGCGGAACTTTTCCGTCCAGAGCGATTTGAAGATACGGCGAAAGTGCCTCATCATGCGTATAAACCTTTTGGTAATGGGGAGAGAGCGTGTATAGGCATGCAGTTTGCTTTATATGAAGCAACACTTGTGCTTGGCATGGTCCTTAAACATTTTGAGTTGATCGATTATAGCAACTATGAGTTAGATGTTAAACAGACACTGACATTGAAGCCGGGAGACTTCCGGATCCAGGTGAAAGCGCGCGCGGCTTCGCAAACAAGGAATAAGTCGACCGTATCTGCGAAAGAGAAACCTGCTCCTGTTGTTCATAAAAATATAGCAAGTGAAAGCCAGAGGGAAGAAATCCTGGCCGTTGAAGCAGATGGTAAGCCTTCGCTCCTGGTGTTATATGGTTCCAATCTGGGAACGGCAGAAGGCATTGCCCGAGAGCTTGTGGAAAAAGGGCGTTCGTATGGAATCCCAAGTGAAGCAGCCACTCTGAATGAGTGGGTTGGCCGCATTCCCCGCCAAGGTGTCGTTCTCATCGTCACAGCTTCGTATAACGGTAAACCTCCGCAAAATGCTACGGCATTTGTAGACTGGTTAAAGGGAACAGAGTCAGAGGAAGCACGGGATGTAAACTATGCCGTTCTGGGTTGTGGAGATCGGAGTTGGTCCGGGACGTACCAGAGCATTCCTCGATTAATAGATGAGAGGCTTGAAGAATTGGGAGGTAAAAGACTGTTATCCCGCGGTGAAGCCGATGCCGGAGGTGACATGGAGAAACAAGTCGAGATGTGGCAGCATATGTTGTGGCCTCAGGTGTTGGGTGTCTTGGGGATTAGCGAGGAAGTAGTGAAACCAACCTTATCAAGCACAAGCAGACTTCAAATGGAGTTTGTCCGCGAGAAAACGGATATGCCACTTGCACGAACTTATGATGCCAGCTATGCCACGGTTGTAGTTAATAAAGAGCTTCAGGCGCTGGGAAGTGGAAGAAGCACGCGTCACATCGAAGTGTTACTGCCTGAAGGCATGAGTTATAGAGAAGGTGACCATCTCGGCGTGTTACCTAGCAATCAGAAGCAGAATGTGGATCGGATACTCAGTCGGTTCGGACTACGTGGGGATATTCAGATTCAATTAACTTCGGACGTCAGCCATCTTACACACCTTCCACTGAACAGACCCGTCAAAATTCAGAAGTTGCTCACTCACTGCGTGGAATTGCAGACACCAGTCTCCAGAACACAGTTGCAGGAGTTAGCTAATCATACGGTATGTCCACCTCATAAGCGTGAACTGGAAGGCATGTTGGATGAAAACAGCTACAAGGATTATATTCTTGCCAATCGAATCACCATGTTGGACCTGCTAGAAAAGTATGAGGCGTGTGAGCTGCCATTCGAAAGGTTCCTTGAACTTTTGCCTCCGCTTAAGCCCAGATATTATTCAATATCCAGCTCGCCAAGTCTGAATTCCGAGCAAGCGAGCATAACCGTATCGGTAGTAAGAGAGCCAGCATGGAGTGGTAAGGGCGAATATCTGGGAGTTGCTTCATCGTACCTCGCTGGTTGTTCATCCGGAGAAGATATTCTGATGTTTGTACGTACACCTGAATCCGAATTTCATCTGTCCGAAGAGGTTGATGTTCCAATGATCATGGTGGGACCGGGGACGGGTGTTGCACCATTCAGAGGTTTCCTCCAGGCGAGAGCTGTTATGAGACAGAGAGGTTTGTCTTTGAGTGAGGCGCATCTGTTCTTTGGGTGCAGGAATGATTCAGATTTCATATATCGTCAAGAGCTTGAACAATACGAGCGAGAAGGGATCGTTAAGCTACACACTGCTTTTTCTCGTGCGGATGGCAAGCCCAAAACGTATGTACAGCATCTAATGAAAGAGAATTACGAACAGTTGATTCACATGCTGATGAACAAAGGAAAAATCTACGTATGCGGGGATGGAAACCAGATGGCTCCTGCGGTAGAAGAGACTTTGCAACAAGCGTATCAGGAGGTGCAGGGAGCAACGGTGCGGCAAGCGAAGGACTGGCTCATTCAGCTTCAGGCCGAAGGACGCTACGTGCAAGACGTGTGGGCAGGTAATAAACGAACAGGTGAAACTCCTAAAGCTGTGCATGAGGAGGTACATTAA
- a CDS encoding NAD(P)/FAD-dependent oxidoreductase, which translates to MNQRLDVLIIGGGPAGLNAALVLGRARKNVVVIDDETPRNWVTRETHGFVTRDGASPREFRKAAKEQIAAYPSVQFASDTATAITGSDGDFVVKTTQGASYRTKKILFAVGKKDLPLDINGLTEVYGKSAFVCPYCDGWELRDQSLVIIVSGDKALHMAKVISGWTERYTICTNGSDSLTDEQREELKQHHVTVFDAPIQSINSEEGMVQQVVLNDGTAIPCTGVFFQPKLFTGSELPKAIGCEITESGTVIVDASGKTSVAGVYSAGDAASEMYQAITAASLGALSAVSINNELNFEKWDEPSHH; encoded by the coding sequence ATGAATCAACGCTTGGATGTACTTATTATTGGTGGAGGACCAGCGGGGCTTAATGCAGCCCTAGTACTCGGCAGGGCCCGCAAGAACGTTGTGGTCATTGATGATGAGACACCGCGTAACTGGGTTACAAGGGAGACTCATGGGTTTGTGACAAGAGATGGGGCAAGTCCGCGTGAATTCCGGAAAGCTGCCAAAGAACAGATTGCAGCTTATCCCTCAGTTCAATTTGCATCCGATACGGCAACAGCGATAACAGGTAGCGATGGTGATTTTGTAGTTAAGACTACACAGGGGGCAAGTTATCGCACGAAAAAGATTTTGTTTGCGGTAGGTAAGAAAGACCTTCCCTTGGATATTAACGGATTAACAGAGGTTTACGGTAAAAGTGCGTTTGTGTGTCCATATTGTGATGGATGGGAGTTAAGAGACCAATCGCTGGTCATCATCGTTAGTGGAGATAAGGCATTACATATGGCAAAAGTCATATCCGGCTGGACAGAACGTTATACGATCTGTACGAATGGATCAGATTCCTTAACTGATGAGCAGCGTGAAGAGCTGAAGCAGCATCATGTTACTGTATTCGATGCACCGATTCAATCCATTAACTCTGAAGAAGGAATGGTACAGCAAGTTGTACTGAATGACGGTACAGCGATTCCATGCACAGGAGTTTTCTTCCAACCGAAACTGTTTACCGGATCAGAACTGCCAAAGGCCATCGGTTGTGAAATTACAGAGTCAGGAACGGTTATCGTTGATGCTTCCGGCAAAACATCCGTAGCAGGTGTATACAGTGCCGGTGATGCAGCATCCGAGATGTATCAGGCAATCACGGCTGCGTCTCTGGGGGCATTGTCTGCGGTAAGCATTAATAATGAATTGAATTTTGAGAAGTGGGATGAACCAAGTCATCATTAG
- the cyoE gene encoding heme o synthase — MKTLNNGSQTNISLEYSSIPKVFFDTIKIGIIKSNLIAMFAGLSLALYVFDASILANIVPIILSFIGSSLIIGAAGVFNNLYDRDIDAIMERTKKRPTVTGRVDTKSGLILGIAITIIGGIMLYIASPSAAVFGILGLLLYVFPYTMWTKRTTIYNTEVGSLSGAVPPLIGWAAISPELGHFEIWALVVTMLLWQMPHFYGIAIRRFDEYKAAGVPMLPVVKGIRRTYIQTNVYLVLLLISSFLFWPMSPFVAIMAFLVSLAWLILSVATFDKKETEKWSKRMFIFSINHITIIFLVIIAYSLIAQMMR; from the coding sequence TTGAAAACATTGAATAATGGTTCACAGACCAATATCAGCCTGGAGTATAGCTCGATTCCGAAAGTATTCTTCGATACGATCAAAATCGGAATCATCAAGTCCAACCTGATCGCCATGTTTGCGGGTTTAAGTTTGGCTTTATATGTATTTGATGCTTCAATCTTAGCTAATATTGTACCAATCATCCTTTCCTTTATTGGGTCTTCTCTCATTATTGGAGCTGCAGGGGTGTTTAACAACTTGTATGATCGTGATATTGATGCGATCATGGAACGTACGAAGAAACGTCCTACCGTTACGGGACGCGTAGATACCAAGTCGGGTCTGATTCTCGGTATTGCAATCACCATCATCGGGGGCATCATGTTGTACATCGCTTCCCCATCCGCTGCTGTATTTGGTATTTTGGGTCTGTTGCTTTACGTGTTCCCTTACACGATGTGGACCAAACGTACAACGATCTACAACACGGAAGTGGGAAGTCTTTCGGGTGCTGTGCCTCCACTCATCGGTTGGGCAGCCATTTCACCGGAACTGGGCCATTTCGAGATCTGGGCATTGGTTGTTACGATGCTCTTATGGCAAATGCCTCACTTCTATGGGATTGCGATTCGCCGTTTTGACGAATACAAAGCTGCTGGTGTTCCCATGCTACCCGTTGTTAAAGGCATCAGACGGACATACATTCAGACAAATGTGTATCTGGTACTGTTACTGATCTCCAGCTTTTTATTCTGGCCGATGAGTCCATTTGTCGCTATTATGGCATTTCTGGTTAGCTTGGCTTGGCTCATTCTTAGTGTGGCTACCTTTGATAAGAAAGAAACAGAGAAATGGTCCAAACGGATGTTTATCTTCTCCATTAACCATATCACTATTATCTTCCTGGTCATCATTGCGTATTCCTTGATTGCTCAAATGATGAGATAA
- a CDS encoding ABC transporter ATP-binding protein, whose amino-acid sequence MTVAGFIGRLFRFRPLLFVINGLLWCIFHSLPLAIGIGMQWFFDRTTVGSNDYMWLAVPLIFIALVRMARVGTFFVAFYAWVTYLYHVQAILRTNMLAAIMRWPGRNLPASPGEAMSRFRDDVDEVVEYVESWVDFWGRLVFAVVSIVIMANINWQITLVAVLPLVIVTLLNNLSGNRARKYAQVNREATGRITSFIAETFGAVQALKLGQAEENVSSRFNQLNEDRRQAALRDNLFKQWMRSMNQHVLSICTGLILLMCAAEMKAGNFTVGDFALFTSYLANIGFSISLFGYMVFQHKRLKVSYDRMRKLFRPGEEDQIMDSREIYLYEDPPELVSEQRDPKEKLQSLEVNKLTYQYPNSTNGIEGISFRLKRGQFLVITGRIGSGKSTLVRTLLGLLPKQKGEILWNGAAVDPATFLMPPRAAYTPQVPRLFSDTLKENIVQGKQGNTEQALEKAIRLAVMEKDIKHLDQGLETPVGPRGVMLSGGQIQRAATGRMLMTEADLFIFDDLSSALDVETEQQVWEGLFQEPDVTCIAVSHRRAALSKADHIIVMKDGRIEAEGSLAELLATNEEMQLLWQGEQTPAKVG is encoded by the coding sequence ATGACTGTAGCAGGATTTATAGGCCGTTTGTTTCGATTCAGGCCTTTGTTATTTGTAATCAACGGATTGTTATGGTGTATATTTCATTCCTTGCCGCTAGCCATTGGTATTGGAATGCAATGGTTTTTTGATCGCACAACAGTGGGTTCAAATGACTACATGTGGCTTGCTGTGCCGCTTATCTTTATTGCTTTGGTCCGAATGGCACGGGTGGGCACATTTTTTGTAGCTTTCTATGCATGGGTTACGTATCTGTATCATGTTCAGGCGATTTTGCGAACCAACATGCTCGCAGCGATCATGCGCTGGCCTGGGCGTAATCTTCCGGCTTCACCAGGGGAGGCGATGAGTCGCTTTCGGGATGATGTGGATGAAGTCGTCGAGTATGTAGAATCATGGGTGGACTTCTGGGGACGGCTTGTATTTGCTGTTGTGTCCATCGTCATTATGGCAAACATTAATTGGCAGATTACATTGGTTGCCGTGTTACCATTGGTAATCGTTACCTTACTCAACAACCTATCCGGGAATCGGGCTCGGAAGTATGCACAGGTTAATCGCGAAGCGACTGGGCGAATTACCAGTTTTATTGCGGAAACGTTTGGAGCAGTGCAAGCCCTGAAACTCGGTCAGGCCGAAGAGAATGTCTCTTCACGTTTCAACCAGTTGAATGAAGATCGTCGCCAGGCTGCACTTCGAGACAATCTGTTCAAGCAGTGGATGAGATCGATGAATCAGCATGTTCTAAGTATCTGTACCGGATTGATTCTACTGATGTGTGCAGCTGAGATGAAAGCAGGGAACTTTACCGTAGGTGATTTTGCCTTGTTCACCAGTTATCTGGCCAATATCGGATTTAGCATTTCACTGTTTGGTTATATGGTGTTTCAGCACAAAAGGCTTAAGGTATCCTATGATCGTATGCGTAAGCTATTCCGCCCGGGGGAAGAAGATCAGATCATGGATTCGAGGGAAATCTATCTGTATGAAGATCCGCCGGAGCTTGTAAGTGAACAGAGGGACCCTAAGGAGAAGTTGCAATCTCTTGAGGTGAATAAGCTGACTTATCAATATCCGAATTCTACAAATGGCATAGAAGGGATCAGTTTCCGTCTTAAACGCGGACAATTTCTTGTGATTACGGGACGGATCGGGTCAGGTAAATCAACACTTGTACGCACACTTCTTGGACTGTTACCCAAGCAAAAAGGGGAAATTCTCTGGAATGGAGCGGCTGTTGATCCAGCCACATTCCTGATGCCGCCTAGAGCCGCGTATACCCCGCAAGTGCCAAGACTGTTTAGTGATACGTTGAAAGAAAATATCGTCCAGGGCAAACAGGGTAACACCGAGCAAGCCCTAGAAAAAGCCATTCGTCTGGCTGTGATGGAGAAGGATATCAAACATCTGGATCAGGGGCTTGAGACCCCGGTTGGTCCAAGAGGGGTGATGCTGTCAGGCGGGCAGATTCAGCGCGCGGCCACAGGACGTATGTTAATGACGGAGGCGGACCTGTTTATCTTTGATGACCTGTCCAGTGCACTGGATGTGGAGACAGAACAACAAGTATGGGAAGGGCTGTTCCAAGAGCCCGATGTCACCTGCATCGCAGTTTCTCACCGCAGGGCAGCACTTTCCAAAGCAGATCACATTATCGTGATGAAAGATGGACGAATTGAAGCCGAGGGAAGCTTGGCCGAATTGCTTGCCACCAATGAAGAGATGCAGTTGCTGTGGCAAGGGGAACAAACTCCCGCCAAAGTTGGATAA
- a CDS encoding ABC transporter ATP-binding protein translates to MPKTEKRSMSWLLRYLKPVKGRLALLLIMLLTSTGLQLLNPQIIKRFIDTAASGGVLTNLVQLAGIFLVVAVFNQLITVAVSYLGNDVAWRATNQLRGDLLKHCLRLDMRFHNVKTPGEMIERVDGDVTSISNFFAMFIVQVIGSFVLLAGILGFMFSVNVPIALVMTVFTLLSILFMVFIRNLGVDSSKNERAASASLFGLIEERIAGIEDVQANGHVPYVMNRFYRTMRTVFRKGRKAWLLRVIPWNTTVVLFALAVTAVLLLGVHYYMEGLISIGTLFLIYQYTQMLNDPIEMLGDQVQEFQKAKSGMLRSRELLSMQSMIEEGTEEQLPEGPLGLEFSQVHFSYNQDKPVLQDITFAIKPGERLGIIGRTGSGKSSLSRVLLRLYNLDRGTIRVGGTDITKLSLQALYRRVGMVTQDVQLFDGTLRDNLTLFNEDVSDQMVKETTDRLGLSQWINSQPEGLDTYLAAGGASLSAGEAQLFALTRVFLTEPSLVILDEPSSRLDAATEGMLQSAIDQLMKQSTGVIIAHRLATLEKVDRIMVLGDGKVLEFGAREELASNPASHYARLLITGREEELA, encoded by the coding sequence GTGCCCAAAACAGAGAAACGCTCCATGTCATGGCTGCTGCGTTATCTGAAACCCGTTAAAGGACGGCTGGCCTTACTTTTAATCATGTTGCTCACATCAACGGGGCTTCAGCTTTTGAATCCACAGATTATCAAACGATTTATCGATACAGCAGCAAGTGGGGGAGTCCTCACAAATCTTGTTCAGCTCGCAGGAATATTTCTGGTTGTCGCCGTGTTTAATCAACTCATCACGGTAGCGGTCAGTTATTTGGGGAACGACGTGGCCTGGCGGGCCACGAATCAACTGCGCGGAGATCTGCTGAAGCACTGCCTGCGTCTTGATATGCGTTTTCATAATGTGAAAACACCTGGAGAGATGATTGAACGTGTAGATGGTGACGTAACGAGTATCTCCAATTTTTTCGCGATGTTCATTGTGCAAGTGATAGGGAGTTTTGTGCTGCTGGCCGGAATTCTCGGATTCATGTTCAGTGTCAATGTGCCCATTGCTTTGGTTATGACCGTGTTCACATTATTATCGATCCTGTTCATGGTCTTCATCCGAAATCTGGGCGTGGACTCTTCCAAAAATGAACGGGCGGCAAGTGCCTCTCTGTTCGGATTAATTGAAGAACGCATTGCCGGAATTGAAGATGTGCAAGCAAATGGTCATGTGCCCTATGTGATGAACCGCTTTTACCGCACGATGCGCACGGTATTCCGTAAGGGGAGAAAAGCCTGGCTGCTACGGGTTATTCCGTGGAATACCACTGTAGTTCTGTTCGCTCTGGCGGTCACTGCGGTGCTTTTGCTGGGTGTGCATTATTATATGGAAGGTCTAATTAGTATCGGAACATTATTTCTGATCTATCAATATACGCAGATGCTGAATGATCCGATTGAGATGCTTGGAGATCAGGTGCAGGAGTTCCAAAAAGCAAAATCAGGCATGCTGCGCTCCAGAGAGCTGTTGTCCATGCAAAGTATGATTGAAGAGGGTACAGAGGAGCAATTGCCGGAAGGACCTCTTGGTCTGGAATTCAGTCAGGTACATTTCAGTTATAACCAGGATAAACCGGTATTGCAGGACATTACTTTTGCCATTAAACCTGGAGAACGTCTGGGAATCATCGGTCGCACAGGTAGCGGTAAATCGAGTCTTAGTCGTGTTCTTCTCCGGCTGTACAATCTGGATCGGGGGACGATCCGTGTAGGTGGAACGGATATCACAAAGCTTTCATTACAAGCGCTTTATCGCCGCGTTGGCATGGTGACACAGGATGTGCAATTGTTTGATGGCACGCTGCGTGACAATCTAACCCTGTTTAATGAGGATGTATCGGATCAGATGGTCAAGGAAACGACGGATCGCCTTGGACTTAGCCAATGGATTAATTCACAACCAGAGGGACTCGATACGTATCTGGCAGCAGGTGGAGCTTCATTGTCGGCAGGGGAAGCACAGTTATTTGCCTTAACCCGCGTATTCCTGACCGAACCAAGCCTGGTTATTCTGGATGAGCCTTCATCGCGTCTGGATGCTGCGACCGAAGGCATGCTGCAATCTGCAATTGACCAGTTAATGAAACAATCCACAGGTGTCATCATTGCTCACCGACTGGCTACGCTGGAGAAAGTGGACCGGATTATGGTGCTAGGTGATGGGAAGGTACTGGAATTTGGAGCGAGAGAAGAACTTGCCAGTAACCCGGCATCTCACTATGCCAGACTGCTCATTACAGGCCGAGAGGAGGAATTGGCATGA